A stretch of Candidatus Manganitrophaceae bacterium DNA encodes these proteins:
- a CDS encoding phosphatase PAP2 family protein, which yields MKSVWKVTLFLSILFAFTTPAWASSFSGAARIVGKDHSGDAPLYKQIRWGGGDSRSGGGNFGGGGGYGSGGGSGSGSNPLGSINRLRYWNRIAIDTSGIDHTPGVPGEGRVFGEQLGPTRASRAMAIVHIAIFDAVNAIAGGYESYTGLPSVFSTTSMDAAIAAAAHDTLVALFPAQRQRLDDLFTEDLAQINVDDRPKSNGIDLGQRAAAAILALRAGDGSQYPEPHIGVDFFPSDAPGKWRQDPISRNDLALGAFWGGVRPFVLSAGNQFRVPPPPALTSPAYTAAYDEVKQLGGDGFVTPTIRTPEQTIIGIYWAYDGTPSLCAPPRLYNQITVQIADQMGSDIVELARLLALVNVALADAGIAIWESKYFYQFWRPVTGIRESDPGTGPTGAGDGNPDTEGDVNFTPLGAPASNLTAPDFTPPFPAYPSGHAGFGGALFQILRNFYRTDAISFTFVSDELNGVTRDNNGQVRPLIPRSFSSLSQAEEENGQSRIYLGIHWAFDKTEGIGQGRQIANYVFQNAFVPLRDTTPGGGWGR from the coding sequence GTGAAGTCAGTCTGGAAGGTCACGCTATTCCTATCGATCCTGTTCGCCTTCACCACACCTGCCTGGGCGAGCTCATTTTCCGGCGCGGCACGTATCGTCGGAAAAGATCATTCCGGCGATGCGCCGCTATATAAGCAAATCAGGTGGGGAGGAGGGGATTCAAGGTCGGGTGGGGGAAACTTCGGCGGGGGCGGCGGATATGGCTCAGGGGGAGGGAGTGGATCGGGTTCCAATCCGCTCGGCTCCATCAACCGGCTCCGTTACTGGAACCGGATCGCCATCGACACCAGCGGGATCGATCATACCCCGGGGGTGCCGGGGGAGGGCCGCGTCTTTGGAGAGCAGTTGGGACCGACACGCGCGAGCCGGGCGATGGCGATCGTCCACATCGCCATTTTCGACGCCGTGAATGCGATTGCCGGCGGCTATGAAAGCTACACCGGCCTTCCCTCGGTCTTCTCGACGACCTCGATGGATGCGGCCATCGCAGCGGCCGCGCACGATACGCTCGTTGCCCTCTTCCCGGCGCAACGGCAACGGCTCGACGATCTATTTACTGAAGACCTCGCTCAAATCAACGTGGACGACCGCCCAAAGTCCAACGGGATCGACCTGGGACAGCGGGCGGCCGCGGCCATTTTGGCGCTGAGGGCCGGCGACGGCTCGCAGTATCCCGAACCGCATATCGGTGTCGACTTCTTCCCAAGCGACGCGCCGGGGAAATGGCGCCAAGATCCGATCAGCCGAAACGACCTCGCGCTCGGCGCTTTTTGGGGGGGGGTGAGACCGTTCGTCCTCAGCGCGGGGAATCAGTTCCGGGTGCCGCCGCCCCCCGCTTTGACGAGCCCGGCCTATACCGCTGCGTACGACGAGGTCAAGCAGCTGGGGGGAGATGGGTTTGTCACCCCGACGATCCGAACCCCGGAGCAGACGATCATCGGAATCTATTGGGCCTATGATGGAACCCCGAGCCTCTGCGCCCCTCCGCGGCTCTATAACCAGATCACGGTCCAAATCGCCGACCAGATGGGATCGGATATCGTCGAGCTGGCGCGACTGTTGGCCCTGGTGAATGTGGCGCTGGCCGACGCCGGCATCGCGATCTGGGAGTCGAAATATTTCTATCAATTTTGGCGCCCGGTGACCGGAATCCGTGAGTCGGACCCCGGAACCGGTCCCACCGGTGCGGGCGATGGTAATCCGGATACCGAGGGGGATGTGAACTTTACCCCGCTCGGCGCGCCGGCGAGCAATCTGACCGCGCCCGACTTTACCCCCCCTTTCCCGGCCTATCCTTCTGGGCATGCCGGGTTCGGCGGCGCGCTCTTCCAGATCCTTCGTAATTTCTACCGCACCGATGCAATCTCCTTTACGTTTGTCTCGGATGAGTTAAATGGGGTGACGCGGGACAATAATGGACAGGTCCGCCCGCTGATCCCGCGAAGCTTCTCGTCGCTCTCCCAAGCGGAGGAGGAGAATGGCCAGAGCCGGATCTATCTCGGCATCCATTGGGCGTTCGACAAAACGGAGGGGATCGG